In Gemmata obscuriglobus, a single genomic region encodes these proteins:
- a CDS encoding S41 family peptidase, which produces MRCALRLGVLTLALFVHAPAARAQPDQTDTRLLTMPAVSAKNIAFVYADDLWVADAGGKNPRRLTTDLGLEAYPVFSPDGQTIAFSAQYDGNVDVYTIPVTGGAPTRLTSHPSPDTVRGFTPDGKSVLFSSPRHVYSNRYTQLFTVPLTGGMPSQLPIPWGFEAAYSPDGDYIAYTPVRDATPQWKNYRGGTHSRVWIYDVKTHEVVEIPQPKDRCNDLDPNWVGKKLYFRSDRAGDYNVFCYDTDNKDVKAVTKFTDFPVLDINTDGKTLIFEQAGYLHTLTPPESASTRLKVGIAIDNSESRPRFAKGSKYVRDVSVSPSGSRVAVEFRGEIVTVPAEKGDARVLTNTPDVHERNPAWSPDGKTIAYFSDAGGEYQLVLAPQNGKGEPKKVKLSGNGFYFDPVWSRDSKKLLFRDNAQTVFYLEVESGKITKVVEPKHGLGRGLKPSSWSPDSKWVVYSINTPAQISRVYAYSLEKGTSTPITDGLTEATDPAFDAGGKYVYFLGSSDTGMSKHGFSQSAADSRQPRWSINLVVLNKDLPSPFLRESDEEKGESDRPTPKSEKKDGPAFSIDFAGIDQRILSFPLPPGSYAGLSAGTAGQVYYITRSEAGEGGRGPGGGGVLSRYDLDRKRASVVQAGVIGYELTPDGRKLLYTTGGGNWFITAAGGGGGAPTGATAGRPGGLPAAPAPSPAGGAGGDGKVNFENVEVRVDPRAEWKQIYEEAWRINRDFFYDPNMHGADWPAMKKKYEVFLPHLTSSADLYRVIRWLLSELAVGHSYITSYGERPFERKTVPGGLLGADYEIAEGRYKFKKIYGGLNWSAAMRSPLTAPGVNVKEGEFLLAVNGKELKAPTEIYSLFENTAGKLTELTVGPNADGTKSRTVTVEPIANDYNLRNMDWVEGNLKKVEQATGGRVGYVHVRDTAAGGMADFKRYFFPQVDKEALIIDERFNGGGQIADYYIDILRRPFASYWAPRYGADNRSPSAAVFGPKVMIIDEGAGSGGDMLPYMFRKFGVGPLVGKRTWGGLVGIGGYPVLMDGGTVTAPSFAIWDPEKGFIVENEGVAPDHDVTMWPKDLIAGKDPQLEKAIELALEALKKNPPKKDVRPEYPKRALPAVQP; this is translated from the coding sequence ATGAGATGCGCCTTGCGGCTCGGCGTGCTCACACTGGCACTCTTCGTCCACGCGCCCGCGGCCCGCGCCCAACCCGACCAGACCGACACGCGGCTGCTCACCATGCCGGCGGTCAGCGCGAAGAACATCGCGTTCGTCTACGCCGACGACCTGTGGGTCGCCGACGCCGGCGGGAAAAACCCGCGGCGCCTGACGACCGATTTGGGCCTCGAAGCGTACCCCGTGTTCAGCCCGGACGGGCAGACCATCGCGTTCAGCGCCCAGTACGACGGCAACGTCGACGTTTACACCATCCCCGTCACCGGCGGCGCGCCGACGCGACTCACCTCGCACCCGTCGCCCGACACCGTGCGCGGGTTCACGCCGGACGGCAAGAGCGTGCTGTTCTCATCCCCGCGGCACGTGTACAGCAACCGCTACACGCAACTGTTCACGGTCCCGCTGACGGGCGGAATGCCGAGCCAGCTCCCCATCCCCTGGGGCTTCGAAGCCGCCTATTCACCGGACGGCGACTACATCGCTTACACGCCGGTCCGGGACGCAACCCCACAGTGGAAGAATTACCGCGGCGGCACCCACTCGCGCGTCTGGATCTACGACGTGAAGACGCACGAAGTGGTGGAGATCCCGCAGCCCAAAGACCGGTGCAACGACCTCGACCCGAACTGGGTCGGCAAGAAGCTGTACTTCCGCTCCGACCGGGCGGGCGACTACAACGTGTTCTGCTACGACACCGACAACAAGGACGTGAAGGCGGTCACCAAGTTCACCGACTTCCCGGTCCTCGACATCAACACAGACGGCAAAACGCTGATCTTCGAGCAGGCCGGCTACCTGCACACGCTGACCCCGCCCGAATCAGCGTCCACCCGGCTAAAGGTCGGCATCGCGATCGACAACAGCGAGTCGCGTCCCCGGTTCGCCAAGGGTTCGAAGTACGTCCGTGATGTCAGCGTCTCTCCGAGCGGGTCCCGCGTGGCGGTGGAGTTCCGCGGTGAGATCGTCACCGTCCCGGCCGAAAAGGGGGACGCCCGCGTCCTGACCAACACGCCGGACGTTCACGAGCGCAACCCGGCGTGGTCCCCGGACGGCAAGACCATCGCGTACTTCTCGGACGCGGGCGGCGAGTACCAGCTCGTCCTCGCCCCGCAAAACGGTAAGGGCGAACCGAAAAAAGTGAAGCTCAGCGGCAACGGCTTCTACTTCGACCCGGTCTGGTCCCGCGACTCGAAGAAGCTGCTGTTCCGTGATAACGCGCAGACCGTGTTCTACCTCGAAGTCGAGTCGGGCAAGATCACGAAGGTCGTGGAGCCGAAGCACGGCCTGGGGCGCGGGCTGAAGCCGTCGAGCTGGTCGCCGGACTCGAAGTGGGTGGTGTACTCGATCAACACCCCGGCGCAGATTTCCCGCGTGTACGCCTACTCGCTGGAAAAGGGCACCTCCACGCCGATCACCGACGGCCTCACCGAGGCCACCGACCCAGCGTTCGACGCGGGCGGCAAGTACGTGTACTTCCTCGGCTCCAGCGACACGGGGATGAGCAAGCACGGGTTCAGCCAGTCGGCCGCCGACTCGCGCCAGCCCCGGTGGTCGATCAACCTCGTGGTTCTCAACAAGGACCTGCCCAGCCCGTTCCTGCGCGAGAGCGACGAGGAGAAGGGCGAGTCCGACCGTCCGACCCCGAAGTCTGAAAAGAAGGACGGCCCGGCGTTCTCGATCGATTTCGCGGGCATCGACCAGCGCATCCTCTCGTTCCCGCTGCCCCCCGGGAGCTACGCCGGGCTGAGTGCGGGGACCGCCGGCCAAGTGTACTACATCACACGCTCAGAAGCGGGTGAAGGCGGGCGCGGTCCCGGTGGCGGCGGTGTTCTGAGTCGCTACGACCTCGATCGCAAGCGCGCGTCGGTGGTGCAGGCCGGCGTAATCGGGTACGAACTCACCCCGGACGGCCGCAAGCTGCTCTACACCACCGGGGGCGGGAACTGGTTCATCACCGCGGCCGGCGGTGGCGGCGGTGCTCCGACCGGCGCCACCGCCGGCCGTCCCGGCGGGTTGCCGGCGGCCCCCGCGCCGAGCCCGGCGGGCGGAGCGGGCGGCGACGGAAAGGTCAACTTCGAAAACGTCGAGGTGCGCGTCGACCCGCGCGCGGAGTGGAAGCAGATCTACGAAGAGGCGTGGCGCATCAACCGCGACTTCTTCTACGACCCGAACATGCACGGCGCCGACTGGCCAGCCATGAAGAAGAAGTACGAGGTGTTCCTCCCGCACCTCACGAGCAGCGCCGACCTGTACCGGGTGATCCGGTGGCTGCTGTCCGAGTTGGCGGTGGGGCACAGCTACATCACGAGCTACGGCGAGCGACCCTTCGAGCGGAAGACGGTGCCCGGCGGGCTCCTCGGCGCCGACTACGAGATCGCCGAAGGACGTTACAAGTTCAAGAAGATCTACGGCGGGCTGAACTGGAGCGCCGCGATGCGCTCGCCGCTGACCGCCCCCGGCGTCAACGTGAAGGAAGGCGAGTTCCTCCTCGCTGTGAACGGCAAGGAGTTGAAGGCCCCGACCGAGATCTACTCGCTGTTCGAGAACACCGCGGGCAAGTTGACCGAGCTGACCGTGGGCCCGAACGCCGACGGCACGAAGTCGCGCACGGTGACGGTGGAGCCGATCGCGAACGACTACAACCTCCGCAACATGGACTGGGTGGAGGGGAACCTCAAGAAGGTGGAGCAGGCGACCGGCGGGCGCGTGGGCTACGTTCACGTGCGCGACACCGCGGCCGGCGGGATGGCCGACTTCAAGCGGTACTTCTTTCCGCAGGTCGACAAGGAAGCGCTCATCATCGACGAGCGGTTCAACGGCGGCGGGCAGATCGCCGACTACTACATCGACATCCTGCGGCGCCCGTTCGCGAGCTACTGGGCGCCGCGGTACGGGGCCGACAACCGGTCGCCGAGCGCCGCGGTGTTCGGGCCAAAGGTCATGATCATCGACGAGGGCGCCGGCTCCGGCGGTGACATGCTGCCGTACATGTTCCGCAAGTTCGGGGTCGGCCCGCTGGTCGGGAAGCGCACCTGGGGCGGCCTGGTGGGCATCGGCGGCTACCCGGTTCTCATGGACGGCGGCACGGTGACCGCGCCGAGCTTCGCGATCTGGGACCCCGAGAAGGGGTTCATCGTGGAGAACGAGGGCGTGGCGCCGGACCACGACGTGACGATGTGGCCGAAGGACCTGATCGCGGGTAAGGATCCGCAACTCGAGAAGGCAATCGAATTGGCACTGGAGGCGCTGAAGAAGAACCCGCCGAAAAAAGACGTGCGGCCCGAGTACCCGAAGCGGGCACTCCCCGCCGTGCAACCGTAA
- a CDS encoding radical SAM/SPASM domain-containing protein: MTLRASFGLAKRVLLETDKRLLWKLAYNMGFKGALSVHRHKLRLKQGQVFPPFLYVSIINTCNLRCQGCWVDVSMKQETIKPAAFHQLVREAKQMGNVFFGIVGGEPFMHPHLLDMLAEHPDCYFQIFTNGHFITPERAKQMRRLGNVTPLISVEGTEIVSDERRGRGGVLNRTMQGLHNALDAGAFTGVCTSLARTNIDDLLREEWIDRLVEMGVLYTWFHVYRPMGPNPNPDLCLTPEQALRARRFVVEMRAKKPIVIIDAYHDGEGKALCPAATGISHHINPWGDIEPCPIVQFSTESIHRTGDTRSLKQKFLKSAFLADFRTLAAETTRGCIVLERPDLLKRLVEAHGAKDSTARQTALKELGAMRVRTSQYNPVTEVPEKNIFYRLAKRLFFNDFGAYTGHDARHAQESAPALLQQ, from the coding sequence GTGACGCTGCGCGCCTCGTTCGGACTCGCCAAACGCGTCCTGCTGGAAACAGACAAGCGGCTCCTGTGGAAGCTGGCGTACAACATGGGGTTCAAAGGCGCCCTGTCTGTTCACCGGCACAAGCTGCGGCTCAAACAGGGGCAGGTGTTCCCGCCGTTCCTGTACGTCAGCATCATCAACACCTGCAACCTGCGGTGCCAGGGGTGCTGGGTCGACGTGAGCATGAAGCAGGAAACGATCAAACCTGCGGCGTTCCACCAACTCGTCCGCGAAGCGAAGCAGATGGGGAACGTGTTCTTCGGCATCGTCGGCGGCGAGCCGTTCATGCACCCGCACCTGCTCGACATGCTCGCGGAGCACCCCGACTGCTACTTCCAGATCTTCACCAACGGACACTTCATCACGCCCGAGCGGGCCAAGCAGATGCGGCGGCTCGGGAACGTCACGCCCCTCATCTCGGTGGAAGGCACCGAGATCGTCTCCGACGAGCGGCGGGGACGGGGAGGGGTGCTCAACCGAACCATGCAGGGGCTTCACAACGCCCTCGACGCCGGCGCCTTTACCGGGGTATGCACCAGCCTCGCGCGCACCAACATTGATGACCTCTTGCGCGAGGAGTGGATCGACCGGTTGGTGGAGATGGGGGTTCTTTACACGTGGTTCCACGTGTACCGCCCGATGGGGCCGAACCCGAACCCGGACCTGTGCCTTACTCCAGAACAGGCGCTCCGTGCGCGGCGGTTCGTGGTCGAAATGCGGGCCAAAAAGCCGATCGTGATTATCGACGCGTATCACGACGGCGAGGGAAAGGCGCTGTGCCCCGCGGCGACCGGCATCAGTCACCACATCAACCCGTGGGGCGACATCGAGCCGTGCCCGATCGTGCAATTCTCAACCGAATCGATTCACCGCACGGGTGACACCCGGTCACTCAAGCAGAAGTTCCTCAAGTCCGCTTTTCTTGCCGACTTTCGCACGCTCGCGGCCGAGACGACGCGCGGGTGCATTGTCCTCGAACGCCCGGATTTGCTGAAGCGGTTAGTCGAGGCGCACGGCGCGAAGGACTCAACCGCCAGGCAAACGGCGCTCAAGGAACTCGGTGCGATGCGGGTGCGCACGTCGCAATACAACCCCGTTACAGAAGTGCCGGAGAAGAACATCTTCTATCGGTTGGCTAAAAGACTGTTTTTTAACGATTTCGGGGCGTACACCGGGCATGATGCGCGCCACGCCCAGGAATCCGCGCCGGCCCTGCTCCAGCAGTAG
- the glgP gene encoding alpha-glucan family phosphorylase gives MAGRSIRPYTVLPRLPDRLRPLQTLAYNLWWCWNADAVALFRRINPDLFEALDHSPIRLLGATDQSRFEELERDDGFLAHMDRVAAALDHYLSAPTWYQDNHAGDDARIAYFSAEFGIHESVPVYSGGLGVLAGDHLKSASDLGLPLMGVTLMYREGYFRQYLNVDGWQQERYPENDFFTLPLTLEVGKDGAPIIVTVPLPGRELALKVWHIQVGRVPLYLLDANIPQNKPEDRGITAQLYGGDHHTRIQQEIILGIGGIRALRAMGKMPTVCHMNEGHAAFTGLERIRLLIEEHKLDFATAYEAVKAGTCFTTHTPVPAGNDAFPVQMIEQYLGEYMAGMGIDRGGLVALGRQHPANEQEPFGMTVLALKLANVSNGVSKLHGSVSRRMWKELWPELPASEVPITSITNGVHTQSWLAPEFAQLYDRYLGIQWEERPTDFAIWKRVEQIPDGELWRTHERGRERLVALARTRLRAQLKRRGAPPSEVEAADEVLDPDALTIGFARRFATYKRGDLVFRDAERIARLVASTDRPIQFIFSGKAHPQDRGGKELIQRVFQQCRKPEFRKRVVFIEDYDMSVARYLVQGVDVWLNNPRRPLEASGTSGMKICGNGGLNLSILDGWWVEGYDGDNGWAIGAGEEYTDLQYQDEVESRALMDLLEQDILPTFYKRDANGLPREWIRRMKRSVMSLVPVFNTNRMVEQYTETCYVPSHRRAAALSANQLAGAKELAAWRRRVSSDWSQVRVESVEAPTADTLRVGGSFPVKVRVNLGSFKPEDVEVQLCHGVLDALGDIADPKTVALTANGGSSGASVQFAGEVSCRSSGQFGFGVRVLPKNQYLAHLFEPGLVTWG, from the coding sequence ATGGCTGGTCGTTCGATCCGTCCGTACACCGTTCTTCCCCGCCTCCCCGACCGGCTCCGCCCGCTCCAAACGCTCGCCTACAACCTCTGGTGGTGTTGGAACGCGGACGCGGTTGCCCTGTTCCGGCGCATCAACCCGGACCTGTTCGAGGCGCTGGACCACAGCCCCATCCGGCTGCTCGGCGCCACCGACCAGAGCCGGTTCGAGGAGCTGGAGCGCGACGACGGGTTCCTCGCGCACATGGACCGCGTCGCGGCCGCGCTGGATCACTACCTGAGCGCCCCGACCTGGTATCAGGATAATCACGCCGGGGACGACGCGCGGATCGCGTACTTCTCCGCCGAGTTCGGTATTCACGAGAGCGTTCCGGTGTACTCGGGTGGTCTGGGCGTGCTCGCCGGGGATCACCTGAAGAGCGCCAGCGACCTCGGGCTCCCGCTCATGGGCGTCACGCTGATGTACCGCGAGGGGTACTTCCGCCAGTACCTCAACGTGGACGGCTGGCAGCAGGAGCGCTACCCGGAGAACGACTTCTTCACCCTGCCGCTCACGCTCGAAGTCGGTAAGGACGGTGCCCCCATCATCGTGACCGTGCCGCTGCCCGGGCGCGAACTCGCGCTGAAGGTGTGGCACATTCAGGTCGGTCGCGTCCCGCTGTACCTGCTGGACGCGAACATCCCGCAGAACAAGCCCGAGGACCGCGGGATCACGGCGCAGCTCTACGGCGGCGACCACCACACCCGCATCCAGCAGGAAATCATCCTGGGCATCGGCGGCATCCGCGCGCTCCGCGCGATGGGCAAGATGCCGACCGTGTGCCACATGAACGAGGGGCACGCGGCGTTCACCGGCCTCGAACGCATCCGGCTGTTGATCGAGGAACACAAGCTCGACTTCGCCACCGCCTACGAGGCGGTGAAGGCCGGGACGTGCTTCACCACGCACACGCCGGTGCCCGCCGGCAACGACGCGTTCCCGGTGCAGATGATCGAGCAGTACCTGGGCGAGTACATGGCCGGCATGGGCATCGACCGCGGCGGCCTCGTCGCGCTCGGCCGCCAGCACCCGGCCAACGAGCAAGAGCCGTTCGGGATGACCGTGCTGGCTCTGAAGCTGGCGAACGTGTCGAACGGGGTGAGCAAGCTGCACGGCAGCGTGTCGCGCCGGATGTGGAAGGAGCTGTGGCCCGAGCTGCCCGCCAGCGAGGTGCCCATCACCAGCATTACCAACGGCGTCCACACGCAGAGCTGGCTCGCGCCCGAGTTCGCTCAACTCTACGACCGGTACCTCGGCATCCAGTGGGAGGAGCGGCCCACCGACTTCGCCATCTGGAAGCGGGTGGAGCAGATCCCCGACGGCGAGCTGTGGCGCACCCACGAGCGCGGCCGCGAGCGGCTGGTCGCCCTCGCCCGGACCCGGCTGCGGGCGCAACTGAAGCGCCGCGGCGCGCCGCCGTCAGAAGTGGAAGCCGCGGACGAGGTGCTGGACCCCGACGCTCTGACCATCGGGTTCGCGCGCCGGTTCGCCACTTACAAGCGCGGCGACCTCGTGTTCCGCGACGCCGAGCGGATCGCCCGGCTGGTCGCCAGCACGGACCGCCCGATCCAGTTCATCTTTTCCGGCAAGGCGCACCCGCAGGACCGCGGCGGGAAGGAGCTGATCCAGCGCGTGTTCCAGCAGTGCCGGAAGCCGGAGTTCCGCAAGCGTGTGGTCTTCATCGAAGACTACGACATGAGTGTCGCCCGGTACCTCGTGCAGGGCGTGGACGTGTGGCTCAACAACCCGCGCCGCCCGCTGGAGGCGTCGGGCACGAGCGGGATGAAGATCTGCGGCAACGGCGGGCTGAACCTCAGCATCCTCGACGGCTGGTGGGTGGAGGGTTACGACGGCGACAACGGCTGGGCCATCGGCGCCGGCGAGGAGTACACCGACCTCCAGTACCAGGACGAGGTGGAGAGCCGGGCGCTGATGGACCTGCTCGAACAGGACATCCTGCCGACGTTCTACAAGCGCGACGCCAACGGCCTGCCGCGCGAGTGGATCCGCCGCATGAAGCGCTCGGTCATGAGCCTCGTGCCGGTGTTCAACACCAACCGGATGGTCGAGCAGTACACGGAGACGTGCTACGTCCCGAGCCACCGCCGCGCCGCGGCGCTCAGCGCGAACCAGCTCGCCGGCGCCAAGGAACTCGCGGCCTGGCGCCGCCGGGTGTCGTCCGACTGGTCGCAGGTCAGGGTAGAGAGCGTTGAGGCCCCGACCGCGGACACGCTCCGGGTGGGGGGCAGCTTCCCGGTCAAGGTGCGCGTGAACCTCGGCTCGTTCAAGCCGGAGGACGTCGAAGTGCAGTTGTGCCATGGGGTGCTGGACGCGCTGGGCGACATCGCGGACCCCAAGACCGTGGCCCTGACTGCGAACGGCGGTTCGAGCGGTGCGAGCGTGCAATTCGCCGGCGAGGTGTCGTGCCGGTCCAGCGGCCAGTTCGGGTTCGGGGTGCGGGTGCTGCCCAAAAACCAGTACCTCGCGCACCTGTTCGAGCCCGGTCTCGTCACCTGGGGCTAA